Proteins found in one Planctomycetes bacterium MalM25 genomic segment:
- the xcpT_17 gene encoding Type II secretion system protein G precursor, producing MTPLPNLIQSNRLRRPQAAFTLVELLVVIAIIGILVALLLPAVQAARAAARRSQCQNQLKQIGLACLNYESTTGSLPAGVEGKGRFNDDDGPGGSKEEVGQVWGITILPYLEEQAAFDQFDFSGNKNYLSTAVNASGVSNRQAGEQSMAAYVCPEEQFASEPFFAHGVNWAASSYRACSGTVDQTRQTSGLIWWDRLNVNGNAGRRDNRAFRGALVAAGGRIEIAPTTLAQVTDGTSKTALVGEFHPGPDAIRRNAWASGWRYHSKGHFIRDDQGRSSIYRTATVEECRKSSREVPPGLGGNPSLCFRSFSTVHPGGVIQFAFCDGSIHAVRDVIDDEVYLALGTIGGEELTDDSI from the coding sequence ATGACTCCTCTTCCGAATCTCATCCAATCGAATCGTCTCCGCCGACCGCAGGCCGCGTTCACGCTGGTCGAGCTGCTGGTGGTGATTGCGATCATCGGCATCTTGGTCGCCCTGCTCCTTCCGGCGGTGCAGGCCGCCCGCGCCGCTGCGCGGCGGAGCCAGTGCCAGAACCAGCTGAAGCAGATCGGCCTGGCCTGCTTGAACTACGAGTCAACGACCGGCTCGCTGCCGGCGGGGGTCGAGGGCAAGGGGCGTTTCAACGACGACGACGGTCCGGGCGGGAGCAAGGAAGAAGTGGGCCAGGTCTGGGGGATTACGATCCTGCCGTACCTCGAAGAGCAGGCCGCTTTCGACCAGTTCGACTTCAGCGGCAACAAGAACTATCTGTCGACTGCTGTAAACGCTTCCGGCGTGTCGAATCGCCAAGCGGGTGAACAGTCCATGGCGGCCTACGTCTGTCCCGAGGAGCAGTTCGCCAGCGAGCCCTTCTTCGCACACGGCGTGAACTGGGCCGCCAGCTCCTACCGCGCCTGTTCGGGAACGGTCGATCAGACCCGGCAAACCAGTGGCCTCATTTGGTGGGATCGTTTGAACGTCAACGGCAACGCGGGGCGGCGGGACAACCGTGCTTTCCGCGGCGCTCTGGTCGCGGCGGGGGGGCGGATCGAGATCGCGCCGACAACCCTAGCTCAGGTCACCGATGGCACCTCGAAGACCGCGTTGGTGGGCGAGTTCCACCCGGGCCCCGATGCGATCCGACGCAACGCCTGGGCCTCCGGTTGGAGGTACCACAGCAAGGGACATTTCATACGAGACGATCAAGGACGCAGCTCGATCTACAGGACCGCGACCGTCGAGGAGTGCCGCAAGTCGTCACGCGAAGTGCCTCCCGGACTCGGCGGGAACCCGAGCCTCTGCTTCCGGTCTTTCTCCACCGTCCATCCCGGCGGGGTGATTCAGTTCGCGTTTTGCGACGGTTCGATTCACGCGGTCCGCGACGTCATTGACGACGAGGTCTACTTGGCGCTCGGCACCATCGGCGGGGAGGAGTTGACTGATGACAGCATTTGA
- a CDS encoding FecR protein, translating into MSGSLDQQEHALFEAACTDRLDASSYTQLQELLRSSPESRRHYLDYASLHSDLFGTLAAARVRARLEEMIEDPPIPAAVNGTQPAVATRWLLGVFAVAATLLMALTLTGTPTGPDQNPDELPVAIDLQETSWPGLVATITRVDGADWQADARRYEPADLVAAGEAIAIASGLVEIEFRQGAVVVLEGPAHLIAEEANGATLLKGKLAAVAPPWATGFRIDTPGVDVIDHGTEFAVSVSDEGGDPKVNVVVTEGEVEVLKEGQADGGRRLKAGEGVRSSGATVEAGDDAAARQLTEQLPDREELNNAVVIADRWHDWEPGIEGHPSREGPWRYYTNAVSPFGDPSGYAELVWDAPSESYRPVDREKKPAFRRYVRVHREGGHPGLGSTQSGRKLDHYSISAFTVPEDGVYRIEAGWLERKWPHRWDEDQVLDVAVNVNDGPRLLHKICDRSSYLTFRGPLGELKAGDTIYAGVGPNGVDYGDRFRWGFYVVREKDPPAAAADLAAHP; encoded by the coding sequence GTGAGCGGATCGCTCGACCAACAAGAGCACGCCCTCTTCGAGGCGGCCTGCACCGACCGGCTGGACGCGTCGTCGTACACCCAGTTGCAAGAGTTGCTGCGCAGCTCGCCCGAGTCGCGACGGCACTACCTGGATTACGCGTCTCTGCATTCCGACTTGTTCGGGACACTCGCGGCAGCACGTGTGCGGGCGCGTCTTGAAGAGATGATTGAGGACCCTCCCATTCCGGCCGCCGTAAACGGAACGCAGCCCGCCGTCGCGACGCGCTGGCTGCTCGGCGTCTTCGCTGTCGCGGCCACGCTGTTGATGGCGCTTACTCTGACGGGCACACCGACGGGGCCAGACCAGAATCCCGACGAGTTACCGGTCGCCATCGACCTGCAAGAGACCAGCTGGCCCGGTCTTGTCGCCACGATCACGCGCGTCGATGGGGCCGATTGGCAGGCCGATGCGCGTCGCTACGAGCCGGCCGATCTGGTGGCCGCCGGCGAAGCGATCGCGATCGCTAGCGGGCTGGTCGAGATCGAGTTCCGTCAGGGCGCCGTTGTCGTGTTGGAAGGACCGGCGCACCTGATCGCCGAGGAGGCCAACGGGGCGACCTTGCTCAAGGGCAAGCTCGCGGCGGTCGCTCCCCCCTGGGCCACCGGCTTCCGCATCGATACGCCCGGGGTCGACGTGATCGACCACGGGACCGAGTTTGCGGTGAGCGTCTCGGACGAGGGGGGGGACCCCAAGGTGAATGTGGTCGTCACGGAAGGTGAGGTCGAAGTCCTCAAAGAGGGCCAGGCGGATGGCGGGCGGCGTCTCAAGGCGGGCGAGGGCGTCCGCTCCAGCGGCGCGACTGTCGAAGCGGGCGACGACGCCGCAGCTCGCCAGCTGACCGAGCAGCTGCCCGATCGAGAGGAGTTGAACAACGCCGTCGTGATCGCCGACCGCTGGCACGATTGGGAGCCTGGGATTGAAGGCCATCCTTCCCGTGAAGGTCCTTGGCGGTACTACACCAATGCAGTGAGCCCGTTCGGTGATCCTTCCGGCTACGCCGAGCTGGTCTGGGACGCCCCCAGTGAGAGCTACCGCCCCGTCGATCGCGAGAAGAAACCCGCGTTTCGACGTTACGTGCGTGTTCACCGTGAGGGGGGGCACCCGGGACTCGGGAGCACCCAGTCGGGGCGGAAGCTTGACCACTACAGCATCTCGGCCTTCACCGTGCCCGAGGACGGGGTGTACCGCATCGAGGCCGGTTGGCTCGAGCGCAAGTGGCCACACCGTTGGGACGAAGACCAGGTTCTCGATGTCGCGGTCAACGTGAACGACGGGCCCAGGCTCCTTCATAAAATTTGCGACCGAAGCAGCTACCTCACTTTTCGTGGTCCGCTCGGTGAGCTCAAAGCGGGCGACACGATCTACGCCGGCGTGGGCCCGAACGGCGTTGATTACGGCGACCGCTTCCGCTGGGGGTTCTACGTGGTCCGCGAGAAGGATCCGCCCGCCGCGGCGGCCGATCTCGCGGCGCATCCATGA
- the cnrH_3 gene encoding RNA polymerase sigma factor CnrH, whose product MASDREHFLTLLADHEAQLMGFLCAITPNHQDAEDLLQQTVLTMWQKFSDFEPGTSFIAWGCRIARYKAMNLMQSRRVTPLADDVIELLLVAQSEQEPEQRQARRRALAGCLKKLPEKDRTLVELAYTDGRTIKQLADEIGRSAGGVYNSLARIRGLLFGCIQATLATEGHS is encoded by the coding sequence ATGGCGAGCGATCGCGAACATTTTCTGACATTGCTGGCGGACCATGAGGCTCAGCTGATGGGTTTCCTGTGCGCGATCACGCCAAATCATCAGGACGCCGAGGACCTGCTCCAGCAGACGGTGCTGACGATGTGGCAGAAGTTCTCGGACTTCGAGCCGGGCACGAGCTTCATCGCCTGGGGCTGCCGGATCGCACGCTACAAGGCGATGAATCTGATGCAATCCCGCCGCGTCACCCCGCTTGCCGACGACGTGATCGAGCTGCTGCTGGTAGCGCAGAGCGAGCAGGAGCCCGAGCAGCGTCAGGCCCGTCGCCGAGCGCTAGCCGGTTGCTTAAAGAAACTGCCTGAGAAGGACCGGACCCTGGTCGAGTTGGCCTACACCGACGGCCGCACGATCAAACAGCTGGCCGATGAGATCGGGCGTTCCGCGGGCGGCGTCTACAACTCGCTGGCTCGCATCCGTGGGCTCTTGTTCGGTTGCATCCAAGCGACCCTGGCCACGGAGGGGCACTCGTGA
- a CDS encoding Glyoxalase-like domain protein: MPKLTPFHVALQVRDIAEARRFYGEVLGCPEGRSDSAWIDFDLFGHQFVVHLNPALGPDGKIDQLVNPVDGHGVPVPHSGVVLEMADWQRLAERLKSQPVEWVIEPYVRFAGEPGEQATMFILDPSGNALEFKAFQDIAGQLFAS, encoded by the coding sequence ATGCCCAAGCTCACTCCGTTCCACGTCGCCCTCCAGGTGCGCGACATCGCCGAGGCCCGCCGGTTCTACGGCGAGGTGCTCGGCTGCCCCGAGGGCCGCAGCGATTCGGCCTGGATCGACTTCGACCTCTTCGGCCATCAGTTCGTGGTCCACCTCAATCCCGCGCTCGGCCCCGACGGCAAGATCGACCAGCTGGTGAACCCGGTCGATGGCCACGGCGTGCCGGTGCCGCACAGCGGCGTCGTGCTGGAGATGGCTGACTGGCAGCGGCTCGCCGAGCGGCTCAAGTCGCAGCCGGTCGAGTGGGTCATCGAGCCGTACGTCCGTTTCGCCGGCGAGCCGGGCGAGCAGGCGACGATGTTCATCCTCGATCCCAGCGGCAACGCCCTGGAATTCAAAGCGTTCCAAGACATCGCCGGGCAGCTGTTTGCTAGTTAG
- the pilE1 gene encoding Fimbrial protein precursor, protein MLFRQRVLSAARSRGGRSLGFTLVELLVVIAIIGILVALLLPAVQAARESARRSSCLNNMRQLGLAITNFETTNGELPEGASLRDTSSNPTEFSWVTRIMPYIEEAAAFDQVDWNIPMRERVDSGDLSHHIQIETLRCPSSEPVGPVPDGIDFYGARGNYVGNAGIGWIYMNDPDPNQCKNPNPFIFLLKSGQDPYGSGLNTPPLHAERCPNGLSSLLRQGVFQVNRRLRMGQVIDGTSKTALFSELLTVEGLDSRGAYHFPGTALYMHDQGPNTTVASINGSTNDWPDYTRYCTPTEATPCDDPTQVNNPGNSSGWRGQFQHTARSNHPGGVNLVRVDCSSTFISDDVELSVWHALATPNGEEVVSN, encoded by the coding sequence ATGCTTTTTCGCCAACGCGTTCTCTCCGCCGCTCGCTCTCGGGGCGGTCGATCCTTGGGGTTCACCCTCGTCGAGCTGCTGGTGGTGATCGCCATCATCGGCATCCTGGTCGCCCTGTTGCTTCCCGCGGTCCAGGCGGCCCGCGAATCGGCGCGGCGTTCGTCATGCCTCAACAATATGCGGCAGTTGGGTCTGGCGATCACCAACTTCGAGACCACCAACGGAGAACTGCCCGAAGGCGCCAGCCTGCGTGACACGAGCAGCAACCCGACCGAGTTCAGTTGGGTCACGCGCATCATGCCTTACATCGAAGAGGCCGCCGCGTTCGATCAAGTCGATTGGAACATCCCGATGCGCGAGCGGGTCGACTCTGGCGACCTGTCGCATCACATTCAAATCGAAACGTTGCGCTGCCCCTCATCCGAGCCGGTGGGACCGGTTCCCGACGGGATCGATTTCTACGGGGCGCGGGGCAACTACGTCGGCAACGCCGGGATCGGTTGGATCTACATGAACGATCCCGACCCGAATCAGTGCAAGAACCCCAATCCCTTCATCTTCCTGCTGAAGTCGGGGCAAGACCCGTACGGTTCGGGATTGAACACACCGCCCCTGCACGCGGAGCGATGCCCGAACGGCCTGTCCAGCTTGTTGCGACAGGGCGTGTTCCAAGTCAACCGTCGCCTGCGGATGGGCCAAGTCATCGATGGTACGAGCAAGACCGCCTTGTTCAGCGAACTGCTAACCGTTGAAGGGCTCGATTCACGCGGGGCTTACCACTTCCCTGGCACGGCGTTGTATATGCACGACCAGGGCCCCAACACCACAGTCGCTAGCATCAACGGCTCCACGAACGACTGGCCCGACTACACGCGGTACTGCACGCCCACAGAAGCCACCCCGTGCGACGACCCAACGCAGGTCAACAACCCGGGGAACAGTTCTGGCTGGCGTGGCCAGTTCCAGCACACCGCGAGGAGCAACCACCCGGGCGGCGTGAACCTCGTTCGCGTCGACTGCAGCTCGACCTTCATCTCGGACGATGTCGAACTCTCCGTTTGGCACGCGTTGGCCACCCCAAACGGGGAAGAGGTCGTCAGCAACTAA
- the ggt_2 gene encoding Gamma-glutamyltranspeptidase precursor → MSVVCVLSAAAPAVQTATGVSWAIATGHPEATEVGAEVLRAGGNAIDAAVAASLALGVAEPYGSGLGGKLVMLHRNGKTGEVTCIEALCASPAATDPAEFASLSSRQRKYGYRSVCVPGLPAGLHAAHERWGSKPWRGLTAPATKLAREGVTVSQAMRELWAPHQKDLAADPEAGRLYLVDGETPAVGDRLANADLAATLDRYGERGADGFYRGVTAARMLDAAQAAGSPLSANDLATYKARVTQPLAVNYRGYRVFSSPPPLTGGVTVLAALKSQESADWAAGQPRDAVYVDRLSRSLQVFYPRISERVADTPDAADFARRLLAPASIEAATRRALQLDPANPAATPALSRAEGSNDDLPNASTSHLVVADSEGNLVSLTQSLSLHFGAAVVAPGTGVLLNDSMSNFATSWKASPNYVAGGKRPRSTVSPVIATRDGLPALALGIPGGQRIPTTTLQLLVDTLGSNVPLDEAFDRDRFHLRRPISSKQPKNHLDVEEGADAAVTATLRAGLKERGWLTTGKPRNGRYFGGGNAIRVRPGGVLFAVADPRRTNHAAAE, encoded by the coding sequence ATGAGCGTCGTTTGCGTGTTGAGCGCAGCGGCGCCCGCGGTGCAGACGGCGACCGGCGTCTCGTGGGCGATCGCCACGGGGCACCCCGAGGCGACCGAAGTCGGCGCCGAGGTGCTGCGTGCCGGGGGTAACGCGATCGACGCCGCTGTCGCCGCCTCGCTTGCGCTCGGTGTGGCCGAGCCGTACGGCTCGGGCTTGGGCGGCAAGCTCGTCATGCTCCACCGCAACGGCAAAACGGGCGAGGTCACCTGCATCGAAGCGCTCTGCGCTTCGCCCGCAGCGACCGACCCCGCCGAGTTCGCTTCGCTCAGCTCGCGACAGCGCAAATACGGCTACCGTTCGGTCTGCGTGCCGGGCCTACCGGCGGGGCTGCACGCGGCCCACGAGCGCTGGGGCTCCAAGCCGTGGCGTGGGCTGACCGCTCCGGCGACCAAGCTGGCGCGCGAGGGGGTCACCGTCTCCCAAGCGATGCGTGAACTCTGGGCCCCGCACCAGAAAGACCTGGCGGCGGACCCCGAAGCGGGCCGGCTCTACCTGGTCGATGGTGAGACGCCCGCCGTCGGCGATCGCTTGGCGAACGCCGACTTAGCCGCCACGCTCGATCGCTACGGCGAACGGGGCGCCGACGGTTTCTACCGAGGCGTGACCGCCGCACGCATGCTCGACGCGGCGCAGGCCGCGGGGTCGCCGCTCTCAGCCAACGACTTGGCGACCTACAAGGCCCGGGTCACTCAACCGTTGGCGGTCAACTACCGTGGCTACCGCGTCTTCAGCAGCCCGCCGCCTCTGACCGGGGGAGTCACCGTGTTGGCGGCACTCAAGTCGCAGGAGTCGGCCGACTGGGCAGCGGGCCAACCACGCGACGCCGTGTACGTGGATCGGCTGTCGCGAAGTCTCCAAGTCTTCTATCCGAGGATCAGCGAGCGGGTCGCCGACACACCGGACGCGGCCGACTTCGCCCGCCGCTTGCTCGCCCCCGCGTCGATCGAAGCGGCGACTCGTCGAGCGCTCCAGCTCGATCCGGCCAACCCCGCAGCAACGCCCGCGCTCAGCCGAGCTGAGGGCTCCAACGACGACCTGCCCAACGCGAGCACCAGTCACTTGGTGGTCGCGGACTCGGAGGGGAATCTCGTCAGCTTGACGCAGTCGCTCAGCCTGCACTTCGGAGCCGCGGTCGTGGCCCCGGGCACCGGCGTGCTGCTGAACGACAGCATGAGCAACTTCGCGACCAGCTGGAAAGCCTCGCCCAACTACGTGGCCGGCGGCAAACGCCCACGCAGCACGGTCTCGCCCGTGATCGCCACGCGCGACGGCCTACCCGCCCTCGCCCTGGGCATCCCCGGCGGCCAGCGCATCCCGACAACCACGCTGCAGCTGTTGGTCGACACGCTCGGCTCGAACGTGCCGCTCGACGAGGCGTTCGACCGGGACCGCTTCCACCTGCGTCGCCCGATCAGTTCCAAACAGCCCAAGAACCACCTCGACGTGGAAGAGGGCGCCGACGCCGCGGTGACCGCCACGTTGCGTGCCGGGTTGAAAGAGCGTGGCTGGCTGACGACCGGCAAGCCGCGCAACGGGCGGTACTTCGGCGGTGGCAACGCGATCCGCGTGCGTCCGGGCGGGGTTCTGTTCGCGGTCGCCGACCCCCGCCGCACCAACCACGCCGCGGCCGAATGA
- a CDS encoding Zinc carboxypeptidase: MTPSLSVSPIPLNRVRALAVLLLTLASGVASGQITLSGNFDHGSLDLANSSVAGSFVQLAGRDNFNPGQWKWLYFSADGVAGEAPTFQIDDDFVTGGGNLNDHEMVYSYDQDEWFFFDNNARNAAADTFTFSNNAAFANDRVYVAYGLPYSVGRAVNHVAAIASSPWVAPTLSGDANLVVGQSPGGFDDLGRGVPQQDLYGYRITDPDATNAKAKVVLAGGVHSNETLGNHTLEAMVDYLLGDTLEAGLLRRRAEFYVYPMVNPDGRLAGYNRSTVEEPNLDPNRFWDPPNYGGQTEIEAIGEAMIADTGGDVDFFIDFHSTVQKGSGHFAFIDLDRNFHLNPVWQRFLELEPTVGESDASLINNTGAKFGLEQLDAGFTITFETRFLAGENEDRFVTLGQNFGQAFADVLATPFGDLDFDGFVGGDDWLIFTQFAETETTGLSAIASYARGDLNQDGVVDVFDFGLFKEAYEAENGASAFARLLAGVPEPGAGTLLTLAMTLLATQTRPIIRG, encoded by the coding sequence ATGACCCCGTCTCTCTCAGTATCGCCGATCCCTTTGAATCGCGTCCGAGCCCTCGCCGTCCTGCTGCTGACACTCGCCAGCGGCGTTGCATCGGGGCAGATCACGCTCAGCGGGAACTTCGACCACGGCTCGCTCGATCTCGCGAACAGCTCGGTGGCCGGTTCCTTCGTGCAGCTCGCCGGGCGCGACAACTTCAACCCGGGGCAGTGGAAGTGGCTCTACTTCTCGGCCGACGGGGTCGCCGGCGAGGCACCCACCTTCCAGATCGACGACGATTTCGTCACCGGCGGCGGGAATCTCAACGACCACGAGATGGTCTACAGCTACGACCAGGACGAGTGGTTCTTCTTCGATAACAACGCCCGCAACGCGGCGGCCGACACGTTCACCTTCTCGAACAACGCCGCCTTCGCAAACGACCGCGTGTACGTCGCGTACGGCTTACCTTACTCCGTTGGCCGAGCGGTGAACCACGTCGCAGCGATCGCCTCCAGCCCCTGGGTCGCGCCGACTCTGTCGGGCGACGCGAACCTCGTTGTGGGTCAATCCCCCGGCGGGTTCGACGACCTCGGCCGTGGCGTGCCCCAACAGGACCTCTACGGCTACCGCATCACCGACCCGGACGCGACCAACGCCAAGGCGAAGGTTGTGCTCGCGGGCGGCGTCCACTCCAACGAGACCCTCGGCAACCACACGCTCGAGGCGATGGTCGATTACTTGCTGGGCGACACGCTCGAGGCGGGCTTGCTCCGGCGCCGCGCCGAGTTCTACGTCTACCCGATGGTGAACCCTGACGGCCGGCTGGCGGGGTACAACCGCAGCACGGTCGAAGAGCCCAACCTCGACCCCAATCGGTTCTGGGACCCACCCAACTACGGCGGTCAGACCGAGATCGAAGCGATCGGCGAGGCGATGATCGCCGACACGGGGGGCGACGTCGATTTCTTCATCGACTTCCACTCGACGGTCCAGAAGGGCTCGGGCCATTTCGCCTTCATCGATCTGGACCGCAACTTTCACCTGAACCCCGTCTGGCAACGGTTCTTGGAGTTGGAACCAACAGTCGGCGAATCGGACGCCAGCCTCATCAACAACACGGGCGCCAAGTTCGGGCTCGAACAGCTCGACGCCGGTTTCACGATCACGTTCGAGACTCGCTTCCTGGCGGGTGAGAACGAGGATCGCTTCGTGACCCTCGGGCAGAACTTTGGCCAAGCCTTCGCGGACGTCCTCGCGACTCCTTTCGGCGATCTCGATTTCGACGGCTTCGTCGGCGGCGACGACTGGCTGATCTTCACGCAGTTCGCCGAGACCGAGACCACCGGCCTCTCCGCCATCGCGTCCTACGCACGCGGCGACCTGAACCAGGACGGAGTGGTCGACGTGTTCGACTTCGGCCTGTTCAAAGAGGCTTACGAAGCGGAGAACGGCGCCAGCGCCTTCGCCCGCCTCCTGGCCGGGGTTCCCGAACCGGGCGCCGGCACGCTGCTCACGCTGGCTATGACGCTATTGGCTACTCAGACGAGACCCATCATCCGCGGCTGA
- the pleD_3 gene encoding Response regulator PleD — MDIISLWGGGVGLPETVALAAVAVIGYVFGRRRDEAADAVRPEELVRAAEVARQLETVAASLRNDLAAHRAEVERFKHKLRSADGEGSDASRTLQDEAERILEPTLRLVGQVASAYDQIRRQSRALADFSGGRTDELTGLCNRRALSELLGIELCSHEATGGAFSIAVLGLEAPEGEGSRAIQQERVLLATELLRPQLRETDLLARYGLDEFVVVMPNTRLFGASRFGKRVREAFVEAGLTVSCGLTQSQPDDTASTLLGRADSALYSAKATAAGEQFLHNGSAIRNDVARPVKAAEEPSVAATA, encoded by the coding sequence ATGGATATCATCTCGTTGTGGGGGGGCGGAGTCGGTCTGCCCGAGACGGTCGCCCTCGCCGCCGTGGCGGTGATCGGTTACGTGTTCGGTCGCCGCCGCGACGAGGCCGCAGATGCTGTGCGGCCCGAAGAGCTGGTCCGCGCCGCGGAGGTCGCCCGGCAGCTGGAGACCGTCGCCGCGAGCCTGCGGAACGACCTCGCCGCGCATCGCGCCGAGGTCGAACGATTCAAACACAAACTGCGTTCGGCCGATGGGGAGGGCTCCGACGCCTCGCGAACGCTCCAAGACGAGGCGGAGCGGATCCTTGAGCCGACGCTCCGCTTGGTGGGGCAGGTCGCCAGCGCCTACGACCAGATCCGCCGCCAGTCGCGCGCCCTCGCCGACTTCAGCGGCGGGCGCACGGACGAACTCACCGGCCTCTGCAACCGCCGCGCCCTGAGCGAGTTGCTCGGCATCGAGCTGTGCAGCCACGAGGCGACGGGCGGCGCGTTCTCGATCGCCGTGCTCGGGCTCGAAGCCCCGGAAGGGGAGGGCTCGCGTGCCATCCAGCAGGAGCGCGTCCTGCTGGCGACCGAGTTGCTTCGTCCGCAGCTCCGCGAGACCGACCTGCTGGCGCGGTACGGGCTCGACGAGTTCGTTGTCGTGATGCCGAACACCCGCCTCTTCGGCGCGAGCCGATTCGGCAAACGCGTCCGCGAAGCCTTCGTCGAAGCCGGCCTGACCGTGAGCTGCGGCCTCACCCAGTCGCAACCAGACGACACCGCCTCGACCCTGCTGGGCCGGGCCGACTCAGCCCTCTACAGCGCCAAAGCGACCGCCGCGGGCGAGCAGTTCTTGCACAACGGCTCGGCGATACGCAACGATGTGGCGCGGCCCGTCAAAGCGGCCGAGGAGCCGAGCGTCGCCGCCACCGCCTGA